A stretch of Besnoitia besnoiti strain Bb-Ger1 chromosome Unknown contig00022, whole genome shotgun sequence DNA encodes these proteins:
- a CDS encoding rhoptry protein ROP18 (encoded by transcript BESB_042480), protein MMTRTNAPRHAAPLLWLGITIVSFVTLTRGGAGLVNSHLKTHSRALQDAPVQDFPIGYWKDIGKHAELAGERNDDKPGAISWLEKNTAGDAQRTATGQLTTRWQRVARRLGFGKRNREVAESAGTVPAKRRSTWAGKIAQHMRRAGALLRRKLPAYFSGLRTRIRNWWRGMPDVVRFQPEEPGDALVARLLAELRGIGGRPQDIKWEHGAFDDCVSSTFFPPDAPVQVVSEITGSSRTFVRGPPLGTGGFGIVFLARDVETNEEVVLKAAIKDGVLAETIPASVQKEAFFYRQLPGVKTPEDAHLHLRLLVAADVVKVAHAPATKACASGNWWSSQWVPNLFLVMPKAETDLERLTTTSFEEGPTVSESELGRAARLQLSIGIIQTVANLHDQGLVHVDIKPGNFVVMSDGRLFLSDYGSCEKLGTVRMHVGLAMGYLPPEFTLSGGVHYAQAFDAWQVGLSLYVLWCKDRPEGIGRGVVLDFSKCPVDPPEAIKDLIRWFLQKDEGLRLLPLRAMRTRQFRQIKKEVERSLRHFAIQPPLETGEETQSVKLEQASLAEATERPGERGMTDTMSTGVEA, encoded by the coding sequence ATGATGACGCGTACCAACGCACCCAGACACGCGGCTCCCCTCCTGTGGCTAGGCATCACAATTGTCTCGTTCGTCACCCTCACACGTGGGGGGGCTGGCCTTGTGAATTCGCACTTGAAGACTCACTCACGCGCACTGCAGGATGCCCCAGTGCAGGACTTTCCAATCGGATACTGGAAAGACATCGGCAAGCACGCTGAACTCGCTGGAGAGAGAAATGACGACAAGCCAGGGGCCATCTCATGGCTCGAGAAGAACACTGCTGGGGATGCGCAAAGAACTGCAACAGGCCAGCTCACCACGCGCTGGCAAAGAGTGGCTCGCCGTTTGGGCTTTGGGAAAAGAAATAGGGAAGTcgcggagtctgcaggcACTGTCCCCGCGAAACGGCGCTCGACGTGGGCGGGAAAAATTGCCCAGCATATGCGCCGTGCTGGAGCACTTTTGCGGCGCAAACTCCCAGCATACTTTTCCggtctgcggacgcgcatTCGCAACTGGTGGAGGGGCATGCCAGATGTTGTGAGATTCCAGCCGGAAGAGCCGGGAGATGCCCTTGTCGCTCGTCTACTGGCTGAATTGCGCGGGATAGGCGGGCGGCCTCAAGACATCAAATGGGAGCACGGAGCTTTCGACGACTGCGTGTCTTCAACCTTCTTTCCTCCTGATGCCCCGGTACAGGTTGTCTCAGAAATTACGGGAAGCTCTAGGACGTTTGTGAGAGGCCCACCTCTCGGGACAGGCGGCTTTGGCATCGTGTTCTTAGCACGAGACGTAGAGACCAATGAGGAGGTTGTTCTGAAGGCTGCTATCAAGGACGGGGTCCTTGCGGAAACGATCCCAGCCAGTGTGCAGAAGGAAGCATTTTTCTACCGTCAGCTTCCAGGTGTGAAAACGCCAGAGGATGCTCACCTGCATCTAAGGCTCCTAGTTGCCGCCGACGTTGTGAAGGTTGCACACGCTCCAGCGACCAAGGCGTGCGCGTCCGGAAATTGGTGGTCTAGTCAGTGGGTCCCCAACTTGTTTCTTGTCATGCCGAAGGCAGAGACTGACCTGGAACGGCTTACAACAACATCATTTGAAGAAGGCCCCACTGTCAGCGAGAGTGAGCTCGGCCGCGCTGCACGCTTGCAGCTGAGCATCGGCATCATTCAAACGGTGGCCAACCTCCACGACCAGGGATTAGTTCATGTCGACATCAAGCCAGGAAATTTCGTAGTCATGAGTGACGGGCGACTCTTTCTCAGTGACTATGGCTCATGTGAGAAGCTGGGAACGGTCAGGATGCATGTAGGGCTGGCAATGGGGTACCTCCCTCCCGAGTTCACGTTGTCTGGCGGGGTACATTATGCACAGGCGTTTGACGCGTGGCAAGTCGGTCTATCTCTGTACGTGCTTTGGTGCAAGGACAGGCCTGAAGGGATTGGCCGTGGAGTGGTTTTGGATTTTAGCAAGTGTCCTGTGGATCCGCCAGAGGCAATCAAGGACCTCATTCGGTGGTTCCTACAAAAGGACGAGGGGCTCCGGCTGCTGCCTTTGCGTGCCATGCGAACTCGGCAGTTTCGCCAGATAAAGAAGGAGGTTGAGCGGTCGCTGCGACATTTCGCCATACAGCCTCCGTTAGAaacaggcgaagagacgcagtcGGTGAAACTAGAGCAGGCGTCTTTGGCGGAGGCTACGGAACGTCCTGGGGAACGTGGAATGACGGATACGATGTCGACAGGCGTCGAGGCGTAG